TAAGCAAATAATAACTAAAAATAGATGTTTTTTTGACTCCACGATTCAATAAAATTGAAAATACTATTAATTAAAATCGAATATAATAATTTATATTTTGATAACATCAATTATACATTTTCTTAATAAGAACATACAAAATTGCGATAAAATTTAAATTATTGGTAAAATAAAAACACAATTTAAACTAAATAAATAACACATATTATTTGGTTAAATCAATAATACTAAAAAGTGTTTTAATCATGTTCTTTTAATATCCACTCAAATAAAACTAAACTAAGAACTAACAAAACGTAGCGATGGTGATGTACAACAGCTCATCACGCGGTGCTTAATTCGGTGCGTACAAAACCAACCCCCTTTATTACCCCTACTAACACTACAAAAATTAGATTTTGGTTAGTTCCTCATTCTCTCGAACCAATAAGTTTTTTTTAAATATCCTTAGAAATCAACAACCATATCAAGAGCCTCATCAGCATCTCTTCGCATAAAATTAGCTTGATAAAGCATAGTTGTAGTAACCGAAGAATGCCGATATAGTTTTTGAAGCATTTGAATAGGAATTTTATCACCAGAAATGTTTCCAAAACTATGGCGAGCAATGTGCATGGACATTTTTTTATCTATTCCTGCTTTTTCTGCTTTTTCTGCAACAAGCTCTAATCTCCTATTGAAGTTTCTTGTCGCTGTTTTTATTCTTGTCCTTATGCGTTTCTTATCATTTAAATTAACACCTTCTAGCTCCTTGAATAAATAAACAGAATGTTCTTCTCTTTCTAATTTACCGAGAATTTTAGTAACTTTATCAGGGATCTTCAATGAAACTAATTTGTTATTCTTAGCCATACGGTAATGTAAACGCTCGTCATAAAAATCTGCCCACTTTAATTGTAATACATCACTTATACGAATTCCTGCAAAATAAAAACTAAGTAACCATGCATATAAAGCATACTCTTGAGCTTTTGTTAAACCTTTTAAATTCTCTAAAGTCTTTATTTCTTCTCTATTCAATCCAATCTTTTTAGTTTCGGGAAACTTAATTTGAAATTTTCCTTTTCCAAAAGGATAAGATTCTTTCTTTATGATGCTTTTACTTATTCCCAAATTATAAATAGTTCGAAGCGTAATCATATAATTAGCCACAGTACGTGCAACCAAATTTCTTTTACTTAACAGAAAATGTTCAAATTGTTTTAGGAGTTCAACATTCAAATCTTTAAAATGAAGTTGATTGTTTTTTAGAAATTCTCTAAACACTGCTATACGACCAATTTCAATATCCAATTGATGAAACTGCTTTCTGTTTCTTATGTTTACCAAGTAACTTTCGGCTACTTTAAAAAAATCGTTATCATATTTCGATACAATCTGATTTTTTATCTTTTTTGAAGATAAATCCTGCGCTTCAATCTCTGCATTAATCAAACTTTTGTTGGCTAAGATAGTTTTGATAGTATCAGCTGATTGATTTCTAAATGATCTAGATGTGATTTTCTTACCCTTCGATTTTTGGAATCCCACTGCTTCAACTTTATAGATTGTCCAATATAAATATATGATGGCTTCCGATCCTTTATAATTCTAATTGATATAGGATGTAGATTTTTTGAATTTGGTCGTTTAACTAAAAAAGGTGTTACTGATGCCATAAGTATTGATTTTTAATAAAGATAAAATTCTGTGTATTTATACGCTGCTAAAACATTCTTTGATATTAATTGATTTCATTTAATACTAAATAAAATCTAAAGCTTCATTTTTAATGAATTTTAAAGGTATTCATATTGATTTGACATAGTACGCTCTCAATTCATAACTCGGAGGTCATGGGATCGTGCCCCATTCTCGCTACAGGTAAACAAAGGGAAAGCCAAGAATTTTATTCTTGGCTTTTTTTATTTTGCTAAAACATTTGGCCTTTTTTTACTAAAAAAAATATAGATAGATAACTGTGGTGGTGATTACATTCCAAAACGCTGAGGTGTACAAAAATTTTGCAGTAACTCTTGTAAAAGTAGAAGTTGGTTATTAAAACAGAACAAACCAAGAGTTCCTAAAATAATAAATGAAACAGGATGAAATTCAAATACCAACTGGTATAAGTGTTCCAAAAAAAAGAATCAATATCAGCAGTTGGTGTTGGTAATGCTTCAGTAGGAACTATTTTTTCTATATTCAGGAGAGTAACTCCAGTAGGCACACCGGTTGAACTCTAGGATTTTCTACAAGCAGGAAAAGAACAAGTAGCCGCAGGATATATTATTTATGGTACATCAACCATGCTGGTATATACCACAGGACAAGGGGTCAATGGTTTTACTCTAGACCCAGCAATTGGATCGTTTTACCTTTCCCATGTCAATATTCAAATCCCTAAAATTGGAAATATCTATTCAGTTAATGAAGGTAACTATACCCACTTCCCAAAAGGTGTAAAAAATTATATTAAATTTTGTCAAGAAAAAGAAGAACGTCATTATACTGCAAGACATATAGGTTCTTTAGTATCTGATTTTTATATAAATATGT
The window above is part of the Algibacter sp. L3A6 genome. Proteins encoded here:
- a CDS encoding tyrosine-type recombinase/integrase yields the protein MGFQKSKGKKITSRSFRNQSADTIKTILANKSLINAEIEAQDLSSKKIKNQIVSKYDNDFFKVAESYLVNIRNRKQFHQLDIEIGRIAVFREFLKNNQLHFKDLNVELLKQFEHFLLSKRNLVARTVANYMITLRTIYNLGISKSIIKKESYPFGKGKFQIKFPETKKIGLNREEIKTLENLKGLTKAQEYALYAWLLSFYFAGIRISDVLQLKWADFYDERLHYRMAKNNKLVSLKIPDKVTKILGKLEREEHSVYLFKELEGVNLNDKKRIRTRIKTATRNFNRRLELVAEKAEKAGIDKKMSMHIARHSFGNISGDKIPIQMLQKLYRHSSVTTTMLYQANFMRRDADEALDMVVDF
- a CDS encoding Arm DNA-binding domain-containing protein, with the protein product MASVTPFLVKRPNSKNLHPISIRIIKDRKPSYIYIGQSIKLKQWDSKNRRVRKSHLDHLEINQLILSKLS